In Xiphophorus couchianus chromosome 8, X_couchianus-1.0, whole genome shotgun sequence, the following proteins share a genomic window:
- the LOC114149061 gene encoding sorting nexin-18-like produces the protein MALKAKVLYDFHAENPGEISIAENELVTLFSEEELEGWLEGENSKGEVGLFPASYVDIIRDQITSSASNNGYSSPKTITQSPSHTSYTSPDSHSQRKFKVGSGGGSSFNTSQGSDDDWDDDWDDSSSAQAGTTPPLYPVTTSLPGRGTGQQQQQQAKSSATVGRNLNRFSTFVKSGGEAFLLGEASAFVKDGDRICVVMGKYGPEWQEDPYPFTCTIDDPTKQTKFKGMKSYMSYGLTPTHTNVQVNRRYKHFDWLYARLVERFPVISVPHLPEKQATGRFEEDFISKRRKGLIWWMNHMTSHPVLAHCDVFQHFLTCGADEKAWKMGKRKAERDDLVGANFFLTISTPVVPLDLQEVESKIEGFKSFTKKMDENIVVVNTSINEFARKQITGFKKEYQKVGQSFKHLAQAFELDQQVYSTGLNKAICYTGEAYEAIGEYFAEQPRQDLEPISDLLDLYRGHLSNFPDIIHVQKGALTKVKDCPKKEGELHDRCNIISCATLAEIQHFHRTRVRDFRMQMQHHLRQQISFFQKITAKLEDALHKYDIDQ, from the exons ATGGCGTTGAAAGCCAAAGTGTTGTATGATTTTCACGCTGAAAACCCAGGAGAGATTTCCATAGCAGAGAATGAGTTGGTGACTCTGTTCAGTGAGGAGGAGTTGGAGGGCTGGCTGGAGGGGGAGAACAGCAAAGGGGAGGTTGGCCTCTTTCCTGCCTCTTACGTTGACATCATCAGGGACCAAATCACCTCCAGTGCAAGCAACAACGGCTATTCCTCTCCCAAAACCATAACCCAGTCCCCCAGCCACACCTCGTACACGTCGCCAGATTCCCACTCCCAGAGGAAGTTTAAGGTCGGCAGCGGTGGAGGGAGCAGCTTCAACACCAGCCAGGGCAGCGACGATGACTGGGACGACGACTGGGACGACAGCTCTTCTGCTCAGGCAGGCACCACCCCTCCCTTGTACCCGGTCACCACCTCGCTGCCAGGTCGGGGGACcggccagcagcagcaacagcaggcCAAGAGCTCGGCTACAGTTGGGAGGAACCTCAACAGGTTCTCCACCTTCGTCAAGTCTGGCGGAGAGGCCTTCCTGCTTGGGGAGGCCTCTGCTTTTGTCAAAGACGGGGACAGGATCTGTGTGGTGATGGGGAAGTATGGACCAGAGTGGCAGGAGGACCCTTACCCATTCACATGCACCATTGACGACCCCACGAAGCAGACCAAGTTCAAAGGCATGAAGAGCTATATGTCTTATGGCCTCACCCCAACGCACACTAATGTTCAAGTTAACCGCAG GTATAAACATTTTGACTGGCTTTATGCTCGGCTCGTTGAGCGCTTCCCTGTAATCTCGGTACCCCACCTGCCAGAGAAGCAGGCTACGGGCCGCTTTGAGGAGGACTTTATCTCTAAGAGGAGGAAGGGTCTCATCTGGTGGATGAACCACATGACAAGTCACCCCGTCCTGGCCCACTGTGACGTCTTCCAGCACTTCCTGACCTGCGGGGCTGACGAGAAAGCCTGGAAGATGGGCAAGAGAAAGGCAGAGAGGGACGACTTGGTCGGCGCAAACTTCTTCCTAACAATCAG CACTCCAGTCGTCCCCCTGGACCTTCAGGAAGTCGAGAGCAAGATCGAGGGCTTTAAGAGCTTCACCAAGAAGATGGACGAGAACATTGTTGTGGTGAACACGTCCATCAACGAGTTTGCCCGCAAGCAGATAACGGGCTTCAAAAAGGAGTACCAGAAGGTTGGGCAGTCCTTCAAGCATCTGGCGCAGGCGTTTGAGCTGGATCAGCAGGTCTACTCGACAGGCCTGAACAAAGCCATCTGCTACACCGGAGAGGCCTACGAGGCCATAGGGGAGTATTTTGCAGAGCAGCCACGGCAGGACCTGGAACCCATTTCTGATCTGCTGGACCTCTACAGAGGACATCTATCCAATTTCCCCGACATCATCCACGTGCAGAAAG GTGCGCTGACCAAGGTGAAAGATTGTCCAAAGAAGGAGGGCGAGCTCCACGATCGCTGCAACATCATTTCCTGTGCCACACTAGCAGAAATCCAGCACTTCCACCGCACGCGTGTGCGGGACTTCCGGATGCAGATGCAGCATCACCTGCGCCAGCAGATCAGCTTCTTCCAGAAGATCACTGCCAAGTTAGAGGATGCCTTGCACAAATACGACATTGACCAATAG
- the LOC114149457 gene encoding SOSS complex subunit C-like has translation MAANPPGQAIPSKARVAILAELEKEKRRLRENQSMNVPGASIPLSRPNMKEFRDSAELQHIAAQQRAALQHAHAHSSGFFITQDSSFGNLILPVLPRLEPQS, from the exons ATGGCTGCTAACCCACCGGGACAAG CCATCCCAAGTAAAGCACGAGTAGCAATCCTGGCtgagctggagaaggagaagaggcGACTCAGGGAGAATCAGTCCATGAATGTCCCAGGAGCCAG CATCCCACTGTCCAGACCAAACATGAAGGAGTTCAGAGACAGCGCAGAGCTGCAGCACATCGCCGCTCAGCAGAGAGCCGCATTACAG CATGCTCACGCACATTCTTCAGGCTTCTTCATCACTCAGGACTCCTCATTCGGAAACCTCATCCTCCCTGTCCTTCCCCGTCTGGAGCCGCAGTCATGA